The following proteins are co-located in the Hydrogenophaga sp. RAC07 genome:
- a CDS encoding amino acid ABC transporter ATP-binding protein: MPTRIPLLSVQSLRKSYGNLRVLDDISFTVAPGETVCLLGPSGSGKSTLLRCINWLERPDSGRILIDSQPIGVTSGGVVMNDQQLAQVRTRIGMVFQQLALWPHLTVLQNVMEAPVHVQRRPRDDVRAEAEALLTRVGLFDKRDVFPARLSGGQKQRVGIARALAMKPALMLFDEPTSALDPELVGEVLAVMRDLAAEGMTMLVVTHEMAFAREAAHRVVFMDHGVVVETGSPEAFFNAPSTERGRQFLQRFSNGRAALAA, encoded by the coding sequence ATGCCCACACGCATCCCCCTCCTCAGTGTCCAGTCGCTGCGCAAAAGCTACGGCAACCTGCGTGTGCTCGACGACATCTCGTTCACCGTGGCGCCGGGCGAAACGGTGTGCCTGCTCGGGCCTTCGGGCTCGGGCAAGTCCACGCTGCTTCGCTGCATCAACTGGCTGGAGCGCCCCGACAGCGGCCGCATCCTCATCGACAGCCAACCCATCGGAGTCACCAGTGGCGGCGTGGTCATGAACGACCAGCAGCTCGCGCAGGTGCGCACGCGCATCGGCATGGTGTTCCAGCAGCTCGCGCTGTGGCCCCACCTCACCGTGTTGCAAAACGTGATGGAGGCACCGGTGCATGTGCAACGCCGACCCAGGGACGACGTGCGCGCCGAGGCCGAAGCGCTGCTGACGCGCGTGGGACTGTTCGACAAACGCGATGTGTTCCCCGCGCGCCTGTCGGGTGGTCAGAAGCAGCGTGTGGGCATTGCGCGCGCGCTGGCCATGAAGCCCGCGCTCATGCTGTTCGACGAGCCCACCAGCGCGCTCGACCCCGAACTGGTGGGGGAGGTGCTGGCCGTGATGCGCGACCTGGCCGCCGAGGGCATGACCATGCTGGTGGTGACCCACGAAATGGCCTTCGCCCGCGAGGCGGCCCACCGCGTGGTGTTCATGGACCACGGCGTGGTGGTGGAGACGGGCTCGCCCGAGGCTTTTTTCAATGCGCCGTCCACCGAACGGGGACGGCAGTTCCTGCAACGTTTCTCGAACGGGCGGGCCGCTCTGGCCGCCTGA
- a CDS encoding transporter substrate-binding domain-containing protein — protein sequence MPATLPFSRRGVLAALLLPLALWATTAHAANLDEIKKRGYMTVVTEDDFRPFEFVKDGKPTGFNNEMVDALRKYAPFEIRQEILPWPGILAGVATGKYDIAITAVLMTKERTLSLDFTSPIADATHYYVKRKDDSSIKSIKDLNGKTVGVQTGSAFLSRLPELQAMLAKEGGKLGKVVEYASYPEAYQDLALKRTDFVVNTVINLKALVAERPNVFELGQPVSGSSYPAWAVKKGNTDLQKFMNEFIAAQKANGVMPALQKKWFGEAFTLPVSYTPEQ from the coding sequence ATGCCAGCCACCCTCCCGTTCTCCCGCCGCGGCGTGCTCGCCGCCCTGCTGCTGCCGCTCGCACTGTGGGCCACCACCGCACACGCCGCCAACCTCGACGAGATCAAGAAGCGCGGCTACATGACCGTGGTCACCGAAGACGACTTCCGCCCGTTTGAATTTGTCAAGGACGGCAAGCCCACCGGGTTCAACAACGAGATGGTGGATGCGCTGCGCAAGTACGCGCCGTTTGAAATCCGCCAGGAGATCCTGCCCTGGCCCGGCATCCTCGCGGGCGTGGCGACCGGCAAGTACGACATCGCCATCACCGCCGTGCTCATGACCAAGGAACGCACGCTCTCGCTGGACTTCACCAGCCCCATTGCCGATGCCACGCACTACTACGTCAAGCGCAAGGACGACAGCAGCATCAAGAGCATCAAGGACCTCAACGGCAAGACCGTGGGCGTGCAGACCGGCAGCGCGTTCCTGAGCCGCCTGCCCGAGCTCCAGGCCATGCTGGCCAAGGAGGGCGGCAAGCTCGGCAAGGTCGTGGAGTACGCGTCCTACCCCGAGGCCTACCAGGACCTCGCGCTCAAGCGCACCGACTTCGTGGTCAACACCGTCATCAACCTCAAGGCGCTGGTGGCGGAGCGTCCGAACGTGTTCGAACTCGGTCAGCCGGTCTCGGGCAGCTCGTACCCCGCCTGGGCGGTGAAGAAGGGCAACACCGATCTGCAGAAGTTCATGAACGAATTCATTGCCGCGCAGAAGGCCAACGGAGTCATGCCGGCGCTGCAGAAGAAGTGGTTCGGTGAAGCGTTCACGCTGCCGGTGAGCTACACGCCCGAGCAGTGA
- a CDS encoding alpha/beta fold hydrolase produces the protein MPDVQPHTREAGAGPTVICLHSNASHGGQWRALMARLAPRHRVLVPDSYGSGASPEWPSDRRIALADEVAFLDPVLARAGDAFSLVGHSYGAAVALIAALQHPQRVRALVLYEPTLFSLIEADGPSPNEADGIRNAVAAAAAALDAGDKPLAAQCFIDYWMGPGSWDATPPERQPAISNSTANVRRWAHALMTEPTPLARFADIEIPVLLMTGARSTVSAHGVARRLLGVLPRAEHVVFEQLGHMGPITHPEPVNEAIDVFLQRHT, from the coding sequence ATGCCCGATGTCCAACCCCACACCCGCGAAGCCGGTGCCGGCCCGACCGTGATCTGCCTGCACTCCAACGCGAGCCACGGCGGCCAGTGGCGTGCCCTCATGGCGCGGCTGGCTCCGCGCCACCGCGTGTTGGTGCCCGATTCCTATGGCTCGGGTGCCAGCCCCGAGTGGCCGTCAGACCGCCGCATCGCACTGGCCGACGAAGTGGCGTTCCTCGACCCGGTGCTGGCCCGGGCCGGCGATGCCTTCAGCCTCGTGGGCCATTCGTATGGGGCGGCGGTCGCGCTGATCGCGGCGCTGCAGCATCCGCAGCGCGTGCGTGCGCTGGTGTTGTACGAGCCCACGCTGTTCTCGCTGATCGAAGCCGACGGCCCGTCGCCCAACGAAGCCGACGGCATCCGCAACGCCGTCGCCGCCGCGGCGGCGGCGCTGGATGCGGGCGACAAGCCGCTGGCCGCCCAATGTTTCATTGACTACTGGATGGGCCCGGGCAGCTGGGACGCCACGCCACCCGAGCGCCAACCCGCGATTTCGAACTCGACGGCGAACGTGCGCCGCTGGGCCCACGCCCTGATGACCGAGCCCACACCCCTGGCCCGTTTTGCCGACATCGAGATTCCGGTGCTGCTCATGACGGGCGCTCGCTCCACAGTGTCGGCCCACGGCGTCGCCCGGCGTTTGCTGGGTGTTCTGCCTCGCGCCGAGCATGTGGTGTTCGAGCAGCTTGGCCACATGGGACCGATCACGCATCCGGAGCCTGTGAACGAAGCGATCGACGTGTTTCTGCAGCGCCACACCTGA
- a CDS encoding amino acid ABC transporter permease: MTHADVLSIFSGALTTLLLSIAGIALGLPFGLGLALARWAKVPLLNPVVAVYVSLLRATPLITLVLLIFFALPTAGVSVGPVTAGLIALVLNTAAFNCEVWRAALLDLPRDQIEAAQSVGMGRVLRFRRIVLPQVWRTALPGLINEMSQLVKLTPVLAVVGVVDITRAAVRIGAQTYEPLPPFLVALAIYIPIVYALVSVQRWVERRTVQREATA, encoded by the coding sequence ATGACCCACGCCGATGTCCTGTCGATCTTCAGCGGCGCGCTGACCACGCTGCTGCTGTCCATCGCCGGCATCGCGCTGGGCCTTCCGTTCGGTCTGGGCCTGGCACTGGCGCGCTGGGCCAAGGTGCCGCTGCTCAACCCCGTGGTGGCGGTGTACGTGAGCCTGCTGCGCGCCACGCCGCTCATCACGCTGGTGCTGCTGATCTTTTTTGCCTTGCCCACGGCGGGTGTGTCGGTGGGCCCGGTGACCGCCGGGCTGATCGCGCTCGTGCTCAACACCGCCGCCTTCAACTGCGAGGTGTGGCGCGCCGCCCTGCTCGACCTGCCCAGAGACCAGATCGAAGCGGCGCAATCGGTCGGCATGGGCCGGGTGCTGCGCTTTCGGCGCATCGTGCTGCCGCAGGTGTGGCGCACGGCGCTGCCCGGACTCATCAACGAGATGTCGCAGCTGGTCAAACTCACCCCCGTGCTCGCGGTGGTGGGCGTGGTCGACATCACACGCGCGGCCGTGCGCATCGGCGCGCAGACCTACGAACCGCTGCCACCCTTTCTGGTGGCTCTGGCCATCTACATCCCCATCGTCTATGCGCTGGTGAGCGTGCAGCGCTGGGTGGAGCGGCGCACCGTGCAGCGCGAGGCCACCGCATGA
- a CDS encoding amino acid ABC transporter permease produces the protein MMRDFATVWSERGLLFSGLGNTVLLSVLAGVAALLLGALLSMLLMSPKRMLLLPAKALVDLARCTPFLLFAYIVYYGLPSLGLQFDAWSAGLFALTAYHAAYMAEILRAAWAAQPRAPIEAGVAFGYSGLGLFRRIVLPPLALSSAPVLGNQLIQIIKDSAFLTIITLPELTHAVSSIQSRHFIPFAAFLTAVLLYWALCLVVEAGVAAVGRLAEARR, from the coding sequence ATGATGCGCGACTTCGCCACCGTGTGGTCGGAGCGCGGCTTGCTGTTCTCGGGCCTGGGCAACACCGTGCTGCTCTCGGTGCTGGCGGGTGTGGCGGCGCTGCTGCTCGGTGCCTTGTTGTCGATGCTTCTCATGTCGCCGAAGCGCATGCTGTTGTTGCCGGCCAAGGCGCTGGTGGACCTGGCGCGCTGCACACCGTTTCTGCTGTTCGCCTACATCGTCTACTACGGCCTGCCGTCGCTGGGTCTGCAGTTCGACGCCTGGAGCGCGGGCCTGTTCGCCCTCACCGCGTACCACGCGGCCTACATGGCCGAGATCCTGCGCGCCGCCTGGGCGGCGCAGCCGCGCGCACCCATCGAAGCCGGCGTGGCGTTCGGCTACAGCGGCCTGGGCCTGTTCCGGCGCATCGTGCTGCCGCCGCTGGCGCTCTCGAGCGCGCCGGTGCTGGGCAACCAGCTGATCCAGATCATCAAGGACAGCGCCTTCCTCACCATCATCACGCTGCCCGAACTCACCCACGCGGTGAGCTCCATCCAGTCGCGCCACTTCATCCCGTTCGCCGCCTTCCTCACCGCCGTGCTGCTCTACTGGGCGCTTTGCCTGGTGGTGGAGGCCGGCGTGGCCGCCGTGGGGCGTTTGGCCGAAGCGCGGCGCTGA